AATTAACAGAGATATAAAAATATGATGAATACCGTACACCATCATCTCCCTCAATTGTTCCATGAGACCGGGAGGCAGGCTCGCCGCCTGATCTCCATGAAATACCTGGCTGGTATCCAGTTGCTGGAGCGCTTCATTTTGACTGTGAGCTGTCTTATAGGACTGAATATTCATATTGAACAGCATCCCGAACACGCTGATACCAAGCGTCTGGCCAAGCGTCCGTAAAAAGGTATAGGAAGCCATGGCCGTTCCCCTCATCTGCCATCCAACCGCAGACTGTACCGTAATCGTATAGGATGTAAAGGCAAATCCGAACCCGAGCCCAAATAGGCCCATCAGAGCCACCAGCAGCAAATAAGGCGTATGAATACCGACAAAGTAAAGACCGGCCGCTGCCGCGAGCAAACAACTCACACCGATCAAAGTCGTAGACCTTACGCCCATGCGTACAAACCATCTGCCTGCCAGTGCGGCACCAACCGGCCAGCAAACCGATAAAGGAATCAGGGTAAATCCTGAATCCGTAGCCCCTTTTCCGGCAACCCCTTGTATCCAGAGCGGCAGATATATCGTAATACCGACAAGAATGGCACTGAGAAGAAAACCGCTAAGGTTGGACACGGAGATTAGTCTCATAGCAAACAGCCTAAGAGGCAGCATCGGTTCCTTCACATAATATTCCACAACCAGGAACAAAGCGAGTGTAACAACTGCCAATATTAAGATGCCGATCATGAAGGGAGAGTTCCAGGCATATTGGTTTCCTCCGCTCAGCAGTGCAAACATGAAGGAAGTCATGCTAACCGTAAAGAGGGCAATTCCCAAATAATCGACCTTCTGCTTCTTTTTGTCCAGATGCTCATGCAAATACATCACAATGAACAAAATCGACAGCAGGCCAAACGGGACATTAAAATAAAAAATCCAATGCCAGGATACATAGTCTACCATCAGCCCGCCGGTGAGCGGTCCCAGAATACCGGAAATCCCCCAGATTCCGCTGATCCATCCCTGAATTTTGGCCCTTTCTTCAAAAGAATAGATATCTCCTATAATAATCATCGTTACTGGAAGAATAGCCCCTGCACCTAACCCCTGGATGGCCCTGAACACAATAAGCTGCTCCATGGATTGGGACATTCCTGAAAGCATTGATCCGATCAGAAACAAGATCGTTCCGCATATGAACATCAGCTTGCGCCCGTACAAATCCGATAATTTGCCCACAATCGGAGTGGCTACGGCCGTTGTCAGCAGATAGATGGATACAACCCAGTTCATAAGATGCATTCCGCCCAGGTCACTTACGATTTTCGGGATCGCAGTACTGACAATCGTCCCTTCCAATGAAGAAAGGAATGTGATAAGCATGATAGACAGTGTGACCATTGTTTTATTGGTTTGTTTTTTTTCCACTTAACAACTCCAACTCCTCTACTTTTTACAGCACATATTTCATTAAAGCTTCCCTTACACCGTCTTCATTGTTAGAACCCGTTACTACCCGTGCAGCCTTTTTAACGGCATCCGGGGAATTATCCATAGCCACTCCAAGTCCGGCATAAGCCAGCATTTCCAGGTCGTTGAAGTAATTGCCTATAGCCATAATTCTTTCCGGAGGAACGTCCCAGCGTTCGGCAAGGGCTTTGAGTGCATTTCCTTTGGAAGCATCCGTGTGCATGACATCAATGAAAAACTCGCCGCTTCTCATCATGGTCAGATCGCCGTAAATTCTGCTTTCTGTCCACTCCTTCTCAATCCGGTCAACCTGTGCGACTTCGCCGGCAAGAGTAAATTTAACCAAAGGAATTTCAAGTTTCAGTACATCCTCGTATAATTCCGGAGTCAGAAAAAATTTCTCATAAACGGTTTTCTCCTCTTCTGTAAGTTTCTCAACATACATGTGAAAAGCTGTTGAAACATCGAAATGAACCCCGTGCTCTCTACAATACCGGACCAAAAGCTCGATCTGGTTCACGGAAAAAGCGAATTCATGAACCAGTACAGGTTCTTCCGATCCCCTGGAGTGTATGGTGGCTGCACCGTTATGATTAATCGAGTATCCCTCCAGTTCCAGCTCCTTCAGTAAGGGAAGCGTGCTTGCCGGTCCTCTTCCGGTACACAATACAATTTTCGCACCCAGTTTATGGGCTTTCCGGACAGCCTCCTTATTTCCTTCCGTCAATTCAAACTGGTCATTAATCAGGGTTCCGTCAACATCAAGCGCGATGATATCAAAATCCATACTCTTCACTCCTGTCACTTTATTTCTCTATAATGAAGCCGTCTTATAACCCTGTAGAGCCTCCAGTTCCTTTGCAGTAAGTTCTCTCGATGCTCCAGGGGAAAGGGAAGGATCGAGCTTTAAAGATCCCATGGAAATCCGTTTCAGATAAACGACTTTTTTATGAACAGCTTCAAACATCCGTTTTACTTGATGAAATTTCCCTTCATGGATAGTAAGTTCGATCTCGGCAGGCTTTTCTTCCTCCGGGTTCCCGGAATCCAAAACGACAAGCTGTGCAGGCATGGTCATATATCCGTCATCCAGGACGACTCCTTCGGAAAAAATCCTTACATCTTCCTCAGTTACATCCCCATTTACCCTCGCATAGTATGTTTTAGGCACATGCTTGCGGGGGGAGAGTAAATTATGGGCAAGCTTCCCGTCATTGGTCAGCAGGAGAAGCCCTTCGGTATCTTTGTCGAGCCTGCCTACCGGGAAAACCCCGAATACCCGGATGTGATCGTCCAGCAGATCCACAACAGTGCGGTCCCGCATATCCTCCGTTGCCGAAATGACCCCTGCAGGTTTATTCAATAGCACATATACATGCTCTCTGAAAATAACCTGTTCTCCGTTCACTTCAATATAGTCTTCGTCAGGATAGACTTTCCATCCGCTATCTTTCACAACCTTGCCATTTACTGTTACCCCTCCGTTTTTGGCCAGCTTTTTCAATTCGGAGCGTGTTCCGTATCCCAGATGGGATAACATTTTGTCCAGGCGAAGTGTTCCCTTCAAGTTCCAGTCCACCTCCATTCTGCCGGATGATCATTTTCCAGCAGTCCTGCTGCTATTCGCCATTACGCAGGGAAACTATCCGGACATACAAGGCATCCTTTGGACCCCGGGCAGGTTTGTCCAACAGAACGCAAAATTTTCGTTAGCTTCCTAAACAAATTATAGTTATAAATACCAACTTGACCGATCAGGTTTATTCCTGATCGGCCTGGCGCTCCGGCGGGTTCGTTATAAGAATACTCAATGCTTCCTCGAGCTTTTTGTCCAGGATCCGGATCTTTAACGGACAGAAAGGCAAGTTCTCCTCCTGTTGCAGTCTGGTCAGGCAGGACCTGCTGTCAGCAAGCAGCTTTCCGATGTCCATTCCTTCATTTCGTCCCGGTTCCCTTCCCAGTTTATCAATGCCGCCTGATAACAGCTTGATTGCACCGCTAACATTACCGTTCCGGTAGTGGTATAACCCGACAGCAATCTGCAGCAGCCCCTGATAAAAAATATCCCGGCCTTCTTCCATCCATAATTCTTCCAACACCTCATGACATTCGAAATAATCTTCCGTCTCATTAAAATGATATACAAACGCAATGAGCAGCGGATTGTAAGGTGTCTTCATTCTCGCTCCTTTTGTTTGGCTCTGGTAACGGCCTCTTCAATCTCCTGAGCCAGTGCACGTAAACTCCGTGTATCTTCCTTTTCCCAAATTTCAGTAAATCTTATTTGGAATTGGGCGGCCTCGCGGACCCGGTGGAAATAGTACAGAACCTGGATATAGTTCAGTACATTGGAAACGAGCATAGAGTTATCCTCGAACAACTTCTGGGCTTCCACAATCTCATCCCGGATGCTGGACATCTCCTGATCCAACAGATACGCGGCTTCTGCCGCTTTGCTGAGCCGTTTGCGTACTTCATCCGGCAGCATGCTTTCCTTATACTTATAATTGAGAGAATGTTCGATGGTTGCCCAGAAATTCATAGCCAATGTACGGATCTGAATCTCGGCAAGTATCCGTTTTACTCCGAGAGAGGTATGAACTGCGTACTCAATAATAATATGGTAGCTGCGGTAGCCGCTTTCCTTTTTATTCGTAATATAATCCTTTTCATACAGCACTTTCAGATCATGGCGCCCGTGAATCAGTTCTATCAACGTATGGATATCCTCAACAAACTGGCACATAATGCGAATGCCGGCAATATCCTCGATGCCTGTTTCCAGTTCATCCATCGGTACATCCAGTTTTTTTGCTTTCTCTAATATACTTGAAATCTTCTTCACCCGGCCGGTTACAAATTCGATAGGAGAATACTCGTCCGGGCTTTTCAATTCTTTGCGAAGAGTTTTAAATTTAAATTTGAGTTCTTCCACAGCCTGCTCGTAAGGCTGCAGGAATTTCCTCCAGTCACGTCCATCCATTGAACTAGCCCCCATTTCTGATGAAGTCAGCGATGATCGGCCCCTATCGCTTGGGAAAGATGGGTATAGCCGTCACGCTTCAACAAGGCGATCAGTCCCTCATTGAGCCTGCGGATCAGTTTAGGACCTTCGTATATCAAAGCGGTATATACTTCAACCAGGCTTGCTCCCGCACGGAATTTGGCATAAGCGTCTTCTGGTGTAAAGATGCCTCCAGACCCTATAATCGGCATTTTACCCCCGGTCAACAGGTATACTTTAGCCACCATTTCCGTTGAACATTCAGCCAGCGGTTTCCCGCTCAATCCCCCGGCCTGGTCTTTATGGGCATGAACGATACCCTCACGGCTTATCGTCGTGTTGGAGACAATGATACCTGCTGCCCCGCTTTCCCTGATCGTATGAATGGTGTTCTCCACCTCTTCATCCGTTAAATCAGGTGCAATTTTGACTAGTACAGGCTTGCCTGAGTCTCCGTATCTGGCTTGCTGCCGCTGCATTTCGTCGGTTACGGCATGAAGCAGATTCAATAAATCACTGCCATGCTGCAGACTGCGTAAATCAGGTGTATTCGGAGAGCTGATATTGACTACGAAAAAATCTGCTTCCTTATATAAAGTCCGGATGCATATGCGGTAATCTTCTTCAGCATCCTCATTAGGCGTCACCTTGTTTTTTCCAATGTTTACAGCAACGGGTATTGGCCTGTTCTTTAAAGCTGACATAGTTCTGGCCATTTTCTCTGCACCAACGTTGTTAAAGCCCATCCTATTGATTAGGGCTTGGTACTCGAGCAGACGAAACAGCCTTGGCTTTTCGTTGCCTTCCTGAGGTCTTGGAGTAACCGTCCCAACCTCCATAAATCCGAAGCCCATTTGGGAGAATCCTTCCACTGCTTCCGCATTTTTATCCAGACCAGCGGCCAGGCCGACAGGATTAGCGAAGCCGATCCCCCATAATTTCATTTGCAATTCTGCCCGTTTAGGCATCCCGTAAAGCCCGTGAATGATACCTTTGGCTCCCGGCACCTTACCAGCTATGGATAAACCACAGATCGTAAGATGATGGGCAGCCTCCGGATCCATCCGGAACAAGACAGGTTTAGCCAACTTTTTGTATAACATCCGGATAACACCCCGTTCTAAGTTGCTCTCTCAGACAGTTTATCCTGTTCCTTAAGGGAATGCAAAATATTTTATAATAAACGCGCTTACATGATAATCAATTTCACGTTATGTACACGGTAAATTATGCTAAAATAAACATAAGATCAGCACTCCAAAAGATGGAAGGAGAGTCCTATCATGGCCAAACCTAAACGTAAACCCGTACCAAACAGTATCGCCGTAAAAAAGAAACAGGACGGGCCGAACAAAAAAGCACTGATCTGGAGCGCCAGCTTGATTGTCCTCATTATCATTGCCATGAGTGTCCTGTTAATAGTAAACGGATAATATTTTTACATACCCCGGTATTTTTTATTGGTCTGCTTACAAATGAACTTAGAAGGAAAAGCCGTTTCCGTCACGAACTGCATGGAAACGGCTTCCTTTCTTATGTTTATATAAGAAAGGCTATTTTCATCCATTCATATAATCCCGTTTGATTTAATTCAACCATTTGTATACTTTTTGGGGATTGGTTTCTACTGCTTTTCCGGGCAGACTCCATCTCGGTTCCGAGGGATCACCGTCAGACAATACCGGGAGAAGATCCCGGCCAATAGTAACCCTTGTTTCCAACGGCACCAGATCAAACAGTTCCTCGACATCTTCCTTCCCCATACGGATGCATCCCTTGGACTCATCCTGTCCGATGCTATCCGGTTCATTCGTTCCGTGAATCGCGTACAGTGTATCGGATAAGGTCATTCCCCGGCTGCCAAATTCCCCGTTTGATTTCCCGTTAGGGTTCCTTACTTTTTCCGTAATGGTAAATTCTCCATCCGGCGTTTTTTCTCCCCCGAGTCCTACCGGAAATGTGCGGATAATGGTGTTTCCACTAATGACCGCGAGCCGGTATGCCCGCCGGTCAACTACAATGCGCAAGGGCTCCTCGAAGAGTTGATCTTCCGCATGTTCCGGCTTTACGGACGTAGCCAGCCATTTGGCAGGACCGGATTTGACCGGTTCCGCCTCTTTGTTCATTCCCAGCTTTGTATGAACTTCCTCCCGTATTTTGATAAACATCGTCTCCATGTAAGGGGTCATACCGGGTATAATATTGTCCGGATAATTACCAGTTAATTCTTCGGCCTTTTCCGGCATCCGGCTGTTCCTGCGGTAAAACGACTCCACGGCCGAACGCAGCACAAGCAGTTGCTCCTGGCGGCCACGCCATTCAGCTGCCATGGCTCTGGCATGGGCCGAATTTGCAGGTTTACAGGCACAGGTTTCGGCATCGTAATGTTCAATTCGGGGTTTATCCCTGTCCGCGCCCTGTTTCACGGACGCAATTAAAACGGGCGGCCGGTACCAGGCCGACCACTCCCCCTCCTCCGCCGCTTCACCCGCTAGAATAAGCGCTTCAGGAACGCGTTCGCCGCTTGCAAACAGGAGGTGTGAAATCTCCTTCCGAAGCCGTTCTCCTCTTCCCGTTTGCTCTCCCCCGGACCTCCGCCGCAAGGCCCTGTCCGCGTAGTAGACGACTGCCTTCGGTTCGCTGCCGACCACCGGCTTCTCCGATATCGCCCGCGCTTCGGCCAGGGCTGTTTTGTCCGTCCTTTCTACCGTCAGGCGGACCGGGATTCTTCTCTCATCCCCAGTAATAGGGATGAGAAGCAGCGCCAGAAGCGCGACCAGCAACGTGCCCCGCCAACGCCGGGACGGGCGGCCCGGCTTCTCGGAATCCCCTCTTCCCCGGGCCGCTTCTTCGGCAGCTGCCAGGACGGCGGGGTCGACCTTAATCGCCCGGTTCTCGAATGCTTCATACACTTCTCCCGCCCTGGCAAAACAATAGCGCGCCTTGGCCATTTTCCCCTGGGCCGCATATTCCCGGCCGAGCAAATACCAGGCCATCTGCTGATTTGGGTGCCGCTGAACGAACTGTTTCAGGTCTTCGAACAGCTCCTCCTCTTCCGTCTCAAGGAGTTCCCGGCGATCGTCCTTCATCCCTCATTTTCCTCCCGAAAAACTCTTGTATAACATATATCGGCAGAAAAACACAAAAAAAGAACCCCGCAGCAGACCGCTTGAGGGTTCTGAATCAGATCTATATCGAAACCAATTAGTTAAATGGTGTATCGGCAACTTTAATGGAATCCGTCGGGCAGCCGTCCTGGGCATCCTGCAGATCATCGTATAAATCTTCCGGAATTTCAGTTATGCCTTGGTTGTTATCGCCTTCGTAAATAACTTCGGCAAGTCCTTCATCGTCGTAATCATAAATATCCGGCGCAGTTGCTCCGCATGCACCACAAGCAATGCAGGTATCTTTCTCCACCCATGTGTATTTTGCCATTGTAAATTCCTCCTCTAAATATCCTCAAACTACAATATAATATAAAAGTTTGCAAAGTTCAAACGTAGTTTTTGACAGATTATGACTCCGTTTGACCAGGATTAAAGAGCTGATCCTTCTGTAAGGACGTTCCTCTTCTTTTATGGTTTCTCAGCAGCGTTGAAGGATCATCGCCAAGCATACCCGCGGTCAGGACCGCATTTTCACCAAATTTGTCCCTTAGGGAATCAAGTGCTTTGGTAAGCTGCTCTTTTTTGGGCTGCTGTTCGTAGCTGAACAAATCCAGTTGAATCGGCTTTTCTTCTTTATTCCCCAGACTCTGGAGAGTAATACCCAGCAGACGGATAGGCCTTCCTTCTTTCCAATGGCGGTCAAAAAGTTTGCAAGCCTCTTGATAAATATCGTCAGCATGTTCAGTCGGTACAGGCAGTGTAACTGACCTTGTTATAGTTTTCATATCCGGATCCCGGATCGTAATCTGGATGGTAGAAGCTACCAGACCCTGGCGGCGCATTCTCCGGGCCACCTGATCGGCAAGGTTTAGAAACACTCTTGTAACCTCAAGGCGTTCTGTCAGATTATAAGGAAGCGTGGTAGTATGCCCCACAGATTTGCTAGCTTCTCTCTGCGGGTTTACCGGAGAATCATCTAAACCGTTAGCCGCCCGTTTCAAATAAGAACCCTGTACACCAAACGTTTTCGTCAAAAAGGATTCCTCACAGGAAGCAAGCTGCCCGATGGTATGAATATTCAGCTTTTTTAGCTTGTCCGCTGTTCTTTTCCCTATACCAAACAGGACACCGCAAGGTTTGTTCCATAAAACATCCGGGACATCCCTGAGGCGAAAAACAAAAAGTCCCCGCGGCTTCTTCATGTCCGAACCCATCTTGGCCAACAGCTTGTTAGGAGCAATGCCGATGGAACATGGCAAATGCAGTTCATCCTGTATCCGTCTCTGAATCTCCCGGGCAATTTCCAGCGGTGTTCCGAATTGTTTAGACCCGGTTATATCTACAAAGCATTCGTCAATTGAAACAGGTTCCACCAAGGGGGAATAATCGTACACAATTTTTATGAATGCCTTGGAATACTGGCGGTATAAATGAAAGTCCGGTTTTATTAAAATCAAATCAGGACAAACCCGCAGTGCCTGCCTGACATGCATCCCGGTTTTTACCCCCTTGGCCCTGGCCGCATACGAAGAAGTAACGATAATACCTTTTCTCTGTTCGATGCTTCCGGAGACCGCAATGGGTTTTCCCTTATACTGTTCAGGATCCACAGCAGCATGTACCGAACAATAAAAAGCATTCATATCAATATGCAGGATAACCCGCCCTTTTTTCGGATAACTGTCATGCACTGAATTCATAGCAAGACTTCCTTATTTTATAATCATTTGGAAACGCTCTTTTATAAAAGGTAACCATTTCCGCCTCTATTATCAGCATACTTCCGCCCTTTTTGAAAATCAACAAGAAGCTGCCTTGTTTCCCTTACAATTCTTATCCATAAGCAGGAATTTGTGATATAATCAAGCAATATACTTGGACAGACGATTTTTGCGGATGGAGGGACAACAATTGCCTAAGTCAGTTCGGATTTTTGACACAACTCTAAGAGACGGCACACAGGGTGAAGGAGTTAGCTTATCTGTTGAAGACAAACTGAAGATAGCACACAAGCTCGATGAGCTGGGTGTCCATTATATTGAAGGCGGTTGGCCCGGAAGCAACAGCAAAGACATAGAATTCTTTGTCAGGGTCCGGGAGCTGAACCTGAAGCAAGCGAAGATTTCAGCTTTTGGAAGCACCCGGCGCAAAGGCATCAAGGCCAGTGAAGACATCAATCTAAACCGTATTATAGAGTCGGGTGTTGAAGTTGCCAGCATTTTTGGAAAGTCATGGGACTTCCATGTACACAAAGCTATTCAGACTACACTGGAAGAAAATCTCTCCATGATTCATGATTCCGTATCTTACCTGAAAAGCAAAGGACTTGAGGTCATTTATTTGGCCGAACATTTTTTTGACGGGTACAAACATAATCCCGCCTACGCCCTGGATACTATTCTTAAAGCCCAAGAGGGCGGTGCCGATTGGATTGTCCTTTGCGATACCAATGGAGGATCACTGCCTGATGAAGTGGCTAATATTGTAACAGCTGTTCAGCAGCCTTTAAATATACCGCTCGGTATTCACGCCCATAACGACTGTGAGCTTGGGGTGGCCAATACACTCGCGGCAGTAGCTGCAGGGGCCACTCAGGTACAAGGAACCATGAACGGTTACGGGGAGCGCTGCGGCAATGCGAATCTGTGCTCGGTTATTCCGAATCTCCAACTAAAAATGGGCCTTGAAGCCCTTGCACCGCAGCAGCTCGAACTGCTGACTCCGACAGCCCGGTATATCAGTGAAATTGCTAATATGCACATGCCTCTGAACCAGCCGTATGTAGGCACAGCAGCATTTGCCCATAAAGGAGGCATTCATGTTTCTGCCATTCTGAAAAATCCTACAACTTACGAGCATACAAAACCCGAATACGTGGGCAACAAACAAAGGGTGCTTGTCTCGGAACTCGCCGGACAAAGCAACCTGTTATCCAAGGCCCAGGAGTTGAACATGGAGCTGGACCCTCAGCATGAGGGCACCAAAAAAGTCATTCTGGAAGTGAAAAATCTAGAACATGAAGGTTATCAGTTTGAAGGTGCCGACGCTTCCCTGGAACTTCTTCTTCGTAAACATGTACACGGGCTTGAAGATATTTTCCGGTTGGAATCCTTTAAAATCCTGATGGAAAAAGCGGCAGGTAAGCCGGAAGAATCCGAGGCGTTTTTGAAAGTAAATGTTCACGGGAATTCCATGTATACAGCTGCTGAAGGACGAGGGCCTTTAAACGCCCTTGACTATGCTCTTCGAAAAGCATTGGAGCCGTATTATCCTTCCATCCGGAATATGCATCTGACCGACTATAAAGTCCGGGTGCTGGATGAGAAAGACGCATCGGCCGCTAAAGTAAGAGTATTGATCGAAACAACTAATGGGGAAACTTCATGGAGTACCGTCGGAGTCTCCGAAAACGTTATTGAAGCCAGCTGGAATGCATTGGTCGATAGTTTCCGGTATGCCCTGATCGGTAAAAAACCGCTTCCGATCGCACCCATGGAATATAAAGAACATGTTGGACTTGTTAACCATTAAGATACTTTTAAGAATTCAACAAGAAACTGCGTGCAGATGATCAATTTTCGATCAACCGCACGCAGTTTTTTAAATGGTTACCGGTTTACCGGTGTCTAATAAAACCGGGTGGTGGAAAATTCCGGTTATGAACCCGATTGGTGCTTCTGAATTTTTTTCTCAAGTTCCTTGGGCGGAAGCACATTAAATATTTCCACAATTTTTCCGTTCTTATCAATCAAAAAACTGGTTGGAATAGCAAGAATTCTGTAGGCACTTGCCACTGTGCCCTCTTTATCCAGCAATACAGGAAAAGGAAACTTGAATTCATCCACAAAGGCCTGAATATTCCGCATGCTGTCTCCTTGAGAAACATTGACTGCATACAAGTCCATTTTATCCTTATATTTGTTGTACAGCTGGACCAGGTCGGGTGCTTCAGTCCTGCAGGGCCCGCACCAGGATGCCCAGAAATTAACCAATAAAAGTTTATCGCGGCTGCCTCCTACATTATAACTTTTTCCATCGAGTCCCGTTAAGGAAAATGAAGGGGCGGAAGACCCTTTTTGGGGAGCTTCCTGCCCTTCGGCAATCTGAAGCCCTGCTGTATTGATCGCCTGGCTCATCGGCTGATTGGCATTATTCCCATTTTTATATACCGCAAAACCGACAAGCACTATCAAGAGGATACTTACGACAATATTCCTTTTAAACATAGTCCCTCCAAGCTATTTTGTCTTCTTCCTTTATTATCTCCAAAATGGCCGGAAAATTCCAATATCTTTCTCTTTTCTGACCGAATGGGGGACTTGCCTTAGGGAATCTTATACAAAGAGTGCGATTAATGTGAAGAAGCAGAGGTGGACAGCTTGGAACAGACAAAATCTAAAAGGCTACGTGTGGTTTTTGAAAGCGACATGAGGGAAGATGCCCATCCCGGTGAGCATTCATCTTCCCAGAGTTCGCAGAAATCAGGCCAAGATCAAGGGTCCAAGGGAAAACTGCTGGAATTTATGGCGATTGCTACAATTCCTTTAGTCCTTGTTCTGGGAAATTCCATGCTGGTGCCCATTCTCCCTGAACTGGAGAGCACCCTCGGCGTTTCCCGATTTCAATCCAGTTTGGTTATCACGTTATTCTCAATTACAGCCGGACTCGTTATTCCGGTCTCCGGCTATTTATCGGATCGTTTTTCGCGGAAAGCCATTATTATCCCGTCCTTGGTCATTTACGGGATTGCCGGTATATTAGCCGGCTTTGGCGCAATATGGAAGTCTTATACCATTATCATTATTGCCCGGGCCATTCAGGGGATGGGTGCAGCAGGGACTGCTCCTATTGCCATGGCTCTTGTCGGTGACTTGTATACCGGGGGAACAGAAAGCAAGGCCCTTGGCCTAACGGAAGCTTCAAACGGAGCCGGTAAAGTGATCAGTCCGATTTTAGGTTCACTATTGGCTATAATAGCCTGGTATGTCCCTTTTTTTGCTTTTCCTGTTTTTTGTGCAATCTCCCTGTTAGCCGTTATTTTTATCATAAAAGAACCGAAACGGGACCAGAAACCTCCCGAACTTAAACCATACCTGAAGAAAATTGGAAGCATTTTGAAAGACAAAGGGCGATGGCTCATCACTTCTTTTTTTGCAGGTTCTCTGGCCTTGTTTATCCTGTTCGGTGTTCTTTTTTACTTATCCGATGTACTGGAAGAAGCTCCTTATCACATTAAAGGGGTAAGAAAAGGTCTTGTTCTCGCTATCCCTTTGTTGGGCATGGTCGTGACCTCTTATACTACGGGAGCTCTCATTAAAAAGAACGGAACCGCCATGCGCTGGCTCATTAACATCGGGCTTGCTCTCATGACCGTTTCGCTTGGCGCCTCTATCTTCCTGTTTAATAAGCTGTATATCTTTATAAGCCTGCTGACCTTGAGCGGTATAGGAACCGGTCTTTTGCTTCCGTGTCTGAATACGATGATTACCGGATCCGTCAAAAAACAGGAACGCGGGATGATTACTTCTATTTATAACAGCTTGCGATTTATCGGTGTTGCTTTCGGACCCCCTCTTTTCGGATGGCTGATGGGCATTTCCCATCAATCTGTTTTCATTACGGTATCCATCCTGGCCGCCGTCACTTTGGGCCTGGCCTTCTTTCTCATTAAACCAAAGGGGAAAATTAATTGAATTCCGGCACCCGGACCTGGCAGTCGGGTGCTTTTTTTATATAATAAATCTATGATGACTACCTTATATATTTCAAAAAAAATGTTTAACAAGGTGAAACAATCCTGCCTGGAGCAAGCCCCACGGGAAAGCTGCGGATTCGTATATGGCAGCAAAAGAGAAAATGGGTTTCATGTCTCCTGGATCCGCCTGGTACCTAATGTCGCCGCTAATCCGACTGCACACTTTGAAATGGACCCCAGAAGCGTTATTCAAGCCCTGATGGAAGAAACCGCTCCAGAGAAAACCGGATTTTTAAGGAATACTGAATTAATTGGCATTTTCCATTCCCATCCGGAAACACCTCCAATCCCATCCATAGAAGATAAAACAACTTTTTGGCATACTCTGCCTACGTATTGGATTTTA
This Paenibacillus larvae subsp. larvae DNA region includes the following protein-coding sequences:
- a CDS encoding ferredoxin → MAKYTWVEKDTCIACGACGATAPDIYDYDDEGLAEVIYEGDNNQGITEIPEDLYDDLQDAQDGCPTDSIKVADTPFN
- a CDS encoding TlpA family protein disulfide reductase, which translates into the protein MFKRNIVVSILLIVLVGFAVYKNGNNANQPMSQAINTAGLQIAEGQEAPQKGSSAPSFSLTGLDGKSYNVGGSRDKLLLVNFWASWCGPCRTEAPDLVQLYNKYKDKMDLYAVNVSQGDSMRNIQAFVDEFKFPFPVLLDKEGTVASAYRILAIPTSFLIDKNGKIVEIFNVLPPKELEKKIQKHQSGS
- a CDS encoding MFS transporter yields the protein MEQTKSKRLRVVFESDMREDAHPGEHSSSQSSQKSGQDQGSKGKLLEFMAIATIPLVLVLGNSMLVPILPELESTLGVSRFQSSLVITLFSITAGLVIPVSGYLSDRFSRKAIIIPSLVIYGIAGILAGFGAIWKSYTIIIIARAIQGMGAAGTAPIAMALVGDLYTGGTESKALGLTEASNGAGKVISPILGSLLAIIAWYVPFFAFPVFCAISLLAVIFIIKEPKRDQKPPELKPYLKKIGSILKDKGRWLITSFFAGSLALFILFGVLFYLSDVLEEAPYHIKGVRKGLVLAIPLLGMVVTSYTTGALIKKNGTAMRWLINIGLALMTVSLGASIFLFNKLYIFISLLTLSGIGTGLLLPCLNTMITGSVKKQERGMITSIYNSLRFIGVAFGPPLFGWLMGISHQSVFITVSILAAVTLGLAFFLIKPKGKIN
- a CDS encoding L,D-transpeptidase family protein yields the protein MKDDRRELLETEEEELFEDLKQFVQRHPNQQMAWYLLGREYAAQGKMAKARYCFARAGEVYEAFENRAIKVDPAVLAAAEEAARGRGDSEKPGRPSRRWRGTLLVALLALLLIPITGDERRIPVRLTVERTDKTALAEARAISEKPVVGSEPKAVVYYADRALRRRSGGEQTGRGERLRKEISHLLFASGERVPEALILAGEAAEEGEWSAWYRPPVLIASVKQGADRDKPRIEHYDAETCACKPANSAHARAMAAEWRGRQEQLLVLRSAVESFYRRNSRMPEKAEELTGNYPDNIIPGMTPYMETMFIKIREEVHTKLGMNKEAEPVKSGPAKWLATSVKPEHAEDQLFEEPLRIVVDRRAYRLAVISGNTIIRTFPVGLGGEKTPDGEFTITEKVRNPNGKSNGEFGSRGMTLSDTLYAIHGTNEPDSIGQDESKGCIRMGKEDVEELFDLVPLETRVTIGRDLLPVLSDGDPSEPRWSLPGKAVETNPQKVYKWLN
- the cimA gene encoding citramalate synthase, producing the protein MPKSVRIFDTTLRDGTQGEGVSLSVEDKLKIAHKLDELGVHYIEGGWPGSNSKDIEFFVRVRELNLKQAKISAFGSTRRKGIKASEDINLNRIIESGVEVASIFGKSWDFHVHKAIQTTLEENLSMIHDSVSYLKSKGLEVIYLAEHFFDGYKHNPAYALDTILKAQEGGADWIVLCDTNGGSLPDEVANIVTAVQQPLNIPLGIHAHNDCELGVANTLAAVAAGATQVQGTMNGYGERCGNANLCSVIPNLQLKMGLEALAPQQLELLTPTARYISEIANMHMPLNQPYVGTAAFAHKGGIHVSAILKNPTTYEHTKPEYVGNKQRVLVSELAGQSNLLSKAQELNMELDPQHEGTKKVILEVKNLEHEGYQFEGADASLELLLRKHVHGLEDIFRLESFKILMEKAAGKPEESEAFLKVNVHGNSMYTAAEGRGPLNALDYALRKALEPYYPSIRNMHLTDYKVRVLDEKDASAAKVRVLIETTNGETSWSTVGVSENVIEASWNALVDSFRYALIGKKPLPIAPMEYKEHVGLVNH
- a CDS encoding DNA polymerase IV, with translation MNSVHDSYPKKGRVILHIDMNAFYCSVHAAVDPEQYKGKPIAVSGSIEQRKGIIVTSSYAARAKGVKTGMHVRQALRVCPDLILIKPDFHLYRQYSKAFIKIVYDYSPLVEPVSIDECFVDITGSKQFGTPLEIAREIQRRIQDELHLPCSIGIAPNKLLAKMGSDMKKPRGLFVFRLRDVPDVLWNKPCGVLFGIGKRTADKLKKLNIHTIGQLASCEESFLTKTFGVQGSYLKRAANGLDDSPVNPQREASKSVGHTTTLPYNLTERLEVTRVFLNLADQVARRMRRQGLVASTIQITIRDPDMKTITRSVTLPVPTEHADDIYQEACKLFDRHWKEGRPIRLLGITLQSLGNKEEKPIQLDLFSYEQQPKKEQLTKALDSLRDKFGENAVLTAGMLGDDPSTLLRNHKRRGTSLQKDQLFNPGQTES